The Deltaproteobacteria bacterium genomic interval TGTATTCCTTTCTCTGAAGTTTTATGAAGCTGATACGCTTTGTAATAGGCCGAAATCGCCGTTGGAAGATCTCCTGCACGTGCCGCGATCGGTGCAAATTGAGTTAAAAAATCATGATTGTTCTCATTTTCTTTTAGATATTTTTTAAGAACCCCATAGGCTTCCTCTAAATTTCCTTCTTGGGCAAAATAAGAAGCTAAGATTTTATCAGCTTCGAAGTCATATTTTCCTTTAAAATCTATTCTGAATTTATTAATTTCTTCAAAAGCTTTTTTTTCTAATCCGGCCCAAAGAGAATTTTTCACCCTTTTTTTAAAATCGTCGACTTCCCAAGAACAGTTGCTTGGTTTTTCATTTATCTGATTTAAGTTAAGATTATATCCCCAATTCGAAACTTTATCAAACTGAGGGTATTGAACATATAATTTCATGATATGCTTGCACTTTATAGGGTTTTTTTTTAACTGATCAGCAACACTTGCCAATTGATAAAGAATTTCAGGGTGCTGTTCAGTTCCTCGAGTGGCTTTTTCTAATTTCGTTAAAAGTTCAAATGATTCATTATATTTTTTCTCGTTAAGAGCAATTTGGCTCAGATAAAACATGGATTCATTTTTTAATTTTAAATTTGTTTTTTGTTTTAATACTAATTCAAATGACTCTTTAGCTTTAGCAAATAAATTTTGATGGTAATTAATTAGGCCAATAAAATAAAGGGTGTACTCGTTAAATACATTTTTATCTTTTTTTAAGTCAACGAAGATTTCTTCTGCTGTTGTGTACTTTTTTAATTGAAAGTAACAATAGGCTTTTTGAAACAAAAGGAGTTCTCGATCTGTAGAGTTTTTTTCTAACTCTTTATTTAATTCCAAAATAACAGTTTCCCATTGATTATTTTGAATAAGAATTCTTGTCTTCGCAAACACATCTGATTGTGAGCTGACCTGTTTGGTCGTTATAAAAATGAGCGCCACTATAAGCCAAGCAAATAATTTCATTAATTTTTCCTATCAATGATTGTCATACATCTATGGTATATGATACCCAATAGAGATGGCAAAAACGAAGTCTAAAACGATTTATACCTGTCAAAACTGTGGAGCCCAACGACCAAGGTGGGAGGGTAAGTGCAGCGAATGTAATGCTTGGAATAGTTATGTTGAGGAAATCTTTACTGAAATTAATCCCACCCAGACCAGGGGCTGGTCTGTTGATACGCAAAAACCAGTTCGGCTCAACGAAAGTCCAAAAGAAGATATTTTAAAAAGATTTGATACGGGAATTGAAGAATTCAATCGCGTTGTCGGTGGTGGCATACCCGAAGGTGGTTTTTTACTTTTGGGTGGCAGCCCAGGAATCGGAAAAAGTACTTTATTGCTCCAAATTGCTGGTGGACTGGCAATTAAGAATCTAAGTGTATTGTATATCTCGGCCGAAGAAAGTACAAATCAAACAATGTCCAGAGCCCACCGCTTGGGAATTAAATCCGCGAATGTAGAAATTGGCTCCGAAAGTGAACTAAATAAAATTATCCAGCTTGCTAAAGAATCTAAGCCAGATGTTTTGGTTATTGATTCGATTCAAACTGTTTTTCTTTCCCAACTGGAATCGGCACCAGGAAGTGTCTCCCAAGTTAGGGAGTGTGCAGCTAATTTAATGTCTTTAGCAAAGCAGTTTGGAATTGCCGTTATTCTCGTGGGTCATATTACCAAAGATGGAAGCATTGCTGGGCCGAAAGTATTAGAACATATGGTCGATTGTGTTCTTTCCTTTGAGGGCGACAACCAATCCCATTTCAGATTGTTAAAAACAATTAAAAATCGCTTCGGAGGATGTTTAGAATTAGGGATTTTTCAGATGAGCCATCGAGGCCTCGAGGAAGTGAGCAATCCTTCCGAGTTATTTTTACAGGAGCGAGGACAAAAGCCAATTGGATCAGTTGTCTTTAGTTCATTAGAAGGGCAACGAACTTTGCTCTGCGAGATCCAAGCACTTTCTTTGAACTCTCATTTACCTCTCCCTCGTCGTACAAGTGTTGGAATAGAGTTAAATCGATTGCATATGCTCACTGCTGTTCTTGAAAAACACGCACATATTCATGTTAATCAAAGTGATATTTATATTAATGTTGTTGGCGGCTTAAAAATATCTGAACCAGCTGCCGATTTGGCAATTGCTGCTGCCATTATTTCAAGTGAAAAAGATAAACCAATTGATATGAAATCCTGTTTTTTTGGAGAGGTGGGTCTCACTGGAGAAATCAGAGGTGTCATGCTTCCTGAAATTCGTGTCAAAGAAGCCATCAAGCTGGGCTTTAAAAATTTCTATTTACCCGGAGGACAAAAAAATCAAATTGAAATTCCAAAAAATAAAGACCTAAATTTTTATTTCTTGAACCATATCAAGGAAATAAATAACTTAATTTAATCCTCCTTACTTAAGGCCCTTAGAAAGGTCTAACAACGCTCATAAAACGGTGAAGTCATCCTTTTTTGATAAACTTTAAGTAAATTTCTCTTTGCACATCCATATAAAGATTTAACATTTTACCCTCAAAAAATGGATCTGAATTAATAAACTGAACGCCTAAGGCTTGGGGTAAATCTGTTAATTTAAAAATTTCTTTAGTGTGTCTTACTTCGACTTCAGCCTCAAAAGAACTTCTATTTCCAAGTGTGATTAGCATTTTGAATCTTTCCTGTGTTCTGATAAGCGGAAGCATCGAGCTTAACGAAATTTTGCAGCCTCCGCTGCTAAAATCAATCACCTTAAATTCTAATTGCATTTTTTTCCCATAAAAATCAAGAACTTTGGCTTTGGCAACATAAGAATCAGGAATTTCCATCCTTGCAGATTTCCGACGTTGCAGATAAAAAAGCTCTCCCTGAATATCAATATAGATTTGTTTCTGTACTGTTCTAACCACTCCCGAAAAAAAATACCGATCTTCTAAATAGGTAAGGTTGATGACCGCGACTTCTGGAATTTGAAGATCTAGGTCATCCCCTTTTTGGCATTCACACTCTAGGGTTCTATCGTCCAAATTTCTTTTGACAATAATTCTCTTTACATCTTGTTTTTCAACTTTTAATAAAAGAAGCGTGTTCTCAGTAGCAATCTGCCTGAAAATCCTTTTTTTATCAGAAAGGTGTACTTTTTTAAAAATATCTCTATCCATGATGTAATTCACTTTGTAATTCGGAGTATAATGTTTTTAGATAACTCTCTTGGTAATGGCTCATTTTAACGAATCTAATACCAAAGGTTTGTTTAAATTTTCCTTTCTCTGTTCTAAAGTAATGCATCAATTCCGCTTGAACTTCCACGCCATTTTTGGTTCCAATTCTTAAAGTCCCAATAAGCTCATCACCTTTTTTAAAAAGTGGAGTGTCTGTGTTCAGGGCCACTTTACAGCCAGATTCAGAGAAATCTAAAAGAACAGCCTTTAAAAAAGTTAAATTAAAATTTTGTTTTTTTATCATTAAAAAAGCCAAATATGAAGATGGAATTTTTATTCGTCTATTTCTTCGCCTCTTTAAATGGTAGAACTCAGAATCTCTTTTAAATAAAAGATAATTTCCTTCTATAAGTAAATAAGATTTAAAAAAATATCTTTCTTCCCCGTAGGGCAAAACAGCCATGGCCTCTTCCTTCGTCTTCAACGTAATCAGTTCTTTAGGTCTTTTGCAGGTAATATAATACTTTCGACCCAAGCTTTCTATACGGGTACGTATCACTTTGGAATGAGCATACTTAAATACAACCATCGTTCTATTCAAAAGAGCGTAATGTAAAATCTTTTCTTTTAACTCTTCGGTTACTTGTTTAAACATTTCCATTATTTTTGTTTCTGTATAGTTAATTGAATGGCTTGCTGCCACGATCGGTACCTAGCTGACAACTCTTTTTTATTTCTTTGCGGTTTAAACTCCCTATCTTCTTGCCATAATTTTTCTAACTCATTCTTAGATAACCAAAATCCAGATCCAAGCCCTGCAATGAATGCAACACCCACGGCAGTTGTTTCTGCAATTCTCGATCTTTTAACTGGGACATTTAAATAATCAGATTGAAGCTGCATCAATAAATTATTTTTACTAGCCCCGCCATCGACCTTTAAGAATCTAAGCTTGGACCTTGTTTCCAGTTGCATGACTTTAAAAATATCCACATTTTGCAAAGCCAAGGATTCCAAAGTAGCATACAACAGATGGGCCTTTGTTGTTTTACGAGTAAGACCATGAATTAAGCCGGTGGCCTTTTCCTTCCAGTATGGAGCACCCATACCCGTTAAAGCGGGAACAAATTCAACACCTTCTGCAGAACCTACCGAACCAGCAATTTCTTCAATATCTTTAGACTGGGTTAACAAATTCAAATTATCTCGCAACCACTGAATCACTGAACCACAATTGAAAGCTCCTCCTTCAAGAGCATAGCTAGGTTTCTCGCCCTTTAGTTCCCAAGCTAAGGTCGTTAAAAGTCCTTTTTTGGATGTGGCTATGGAATGTCCTGTGTTAAACAAAATAAAACTTCCTGTGCCAAAAGTGCACTTTGCAGATCCTTTTTGAAAACAAGTTTGGCCAAAAAGAGCTGCCTGTTGGTCCCCGGCCACCCCATGAATGGCGATGGGCGTTTGAATCAAACCAGATAACTCCGCACAATCCACTGTTCCGAAAAAATCATTGCATGGTTTTATTACCGGTAATATTTCCTTTGGTATTTTTAAAATTTTTAAACACTCAGGACTCCAATTTCTGGTTTTCAAGTCCATTAACATGGTTCTGGAAGCATTTGTCACATCTGTCGCATGAACTTTTCCTTTGGTCAGTTTCCAAATTAAGAAAGAATCGATCGTCCCAACAACAAGTTTTTTTTGCTTCAAAAGCACTTTAGCCTTTGGCACTTCATCGAGCAACCAACGAATTTTAGTGCCAGAAAAGTAGGGATCTAAAAGCAAGCCAGTAATTTTATTTAATTTTTTCTCAAATGGTTTTAATTGAGTACATAACTTTGCTGTTCTTCGACATTGCCAGACGATGGCATTATATATAGGAATCCCTGTCTCTTTGTTCCAAGCAACTATGGTTTCTCTTTGATTCGTTATTCCTATCGAGACGATATCCTTTGAGTTATATTTTTTTAGAATCTCTGTTAAGCAAAAAATAACAGAGCTCCAAATTTCTTCGGGGTTATGTTCCACCCATCCTGGTTTTGGAAATATTTGCGTGAACTCCTTTTGCTCTTGATCCACCAAAGAACCTGATTTATCAAATAAGCAAACACGAGAAGATGTTGTACCTTGATCAATAGAAAGAATATACTTAGACATACTATGATGATTAATGAATTACTTAAAAAAATCAATACAGAGTCGTTTTATTTTAAAACAATTCCCTCTCACCTTTTAGAGCTCCTAAAAATCTACTTTCGTCTAAATATAGAAGGAGCCGAAAACATTCCAAGGAAAGGTTCCGTACTAATTACTCCAAATCATTCTGGCTTTACTGGGATAGATGCCTTATTGTTAAATTATTCTATTGTTAAAGAAGCCAAACGCTACCCACGTATTTTAACCCATAAATTTTGGTTTGCAAGTCAGCTCACCGCCATTCCCTTCCAAAAAATGGGTTTCTTCGAAGCAAAATATGAAAATGGAAAAAACTTTTTATCAAAAAAAAATGCCGTTGTTCTTTTTCCAGAAGGAGAACAAGGTAATTTTAAACCCAGTCAAAAAATGTATCAATTACAAGAGTTCAAAAGAGGCTTTGTCAGAATGGCCATAGAAACAAACTCGCCGATTATTCCCGTATTGATCATTGGTGCAGAAGAATCACATATCACTCTTTCTCAATTTAATGCGAGTAAAATCTTTAAAGGCCTGACCTTGCCCCTGCCTCTAAATCTTGTTCCTTTTCCAGCTAAATGGAAAATTAAATTCCTTGAACCCATTTATTTGCCTTATGATAACTCAGCACTCAATGACAATGATCTCATTCATGAAATCGCCAGTGACATTCAAGAACTCATGCAAAAAAAACTCAATGAGGAACTAAAAAAAAGAACATCTATTTACTTTTAAGACTTTTCAATCACGCTCTATTGGCAATTGGGCTTAAAGCAAGAATCCGCCTGATCTTCAGCAATTGATTTAATAACTGCGGTCCAACCCTTTATAATAGCACCAGGTTCATCTTCATTTCGACTTCCCAATTTATTGACGATAATAGCTGCAATCACCGCAGAAATTGAAAGCAGTAATACATACTCTATTACTAACTGGCCTTTTTGGTTAAAGCCCAATTTGTGAAGGTAGCTGTTTTTTTTCATTTATTTCTTTCCATTTAAAAATGGCAATTTGAAACAAGTCTACTAGTTTTTCTATTTCAGATTCATCCATTGGTTTTTCAATGCCCAATACAATATCCTGATTCCAAATTTCCAACCCCACTGTCTTATCGGAAGAAAATCCATATTCATATTGTTCCCTATCTGGATAAATCATGACCATCATATTTGAATGAGTTTTTTTTGAGGCGGACTTAATTAACTGAAGATCTTCTTTAAACCGTTGCTGAATTTCAAAATAAACTTTCAAAGCAAAGGCTTCATGAAACTGAGCAAAATATATTCTTATAGGGCCGTCAAATATAGCTGAATTAAAAGCCAAGGTGAAATATTTAGACTGCATGATATTAGCATAGGAATTTCTCATTAATTACCCCTCCTTGGGTCCAACTAAAAGCAGCAACTCGTATGCTGCTTTTCCTAAGCTTAGGTAGATTCCAAATTAAGAATCAATTCATTTCTTACAGATCTCTCCAGATTGCCGCGCTGTTTAATTTCTCAATTTCAGAATTAAAGTTTAATGGCCTTAGATAGCTTGCCAGAAGCTGATCTCCACAATAGGAGCGCACATATCAAGATGAAACAAAATCGTCTCATGTCTCATAAGGATCCGCTGTCTCGACATAATAATTTAACTTTTTTTGTGGTTTTGCCGATCTTCTTTCTAACGAGGATTTCATTTTTTCTATTAGTATCTTTTTTCCTTTTTTTATCATCAGGATGTGGGTGGTATTCGGTAAATATTCGAGACCTTCAATCAGCAACTGACTCTTCCAAAACTGGATTAAACTTATCTTCTAAAAAATTTATTGGCCTAAACTTAAGAAATAAAGCTCCCTTTCAAGGAGCATCAACAATGGAGATTTAGAAACCACTTCTCTTTCTGTTGTGTTAAACATGACCTATTCCAGTAATTTTAAAGAGATGTACCTTACTAACGATCCAAATTGTTCTTCCGGAGGCGTATGGGAAAGCGTAGCTCTAACAAAACCTTGGAATTTAAGTTCTGATTCTTCTTTTAAAAAATCAGTTTTTGTTAAATTTAAAGATTTAGATAATAAGGTTACATCTTGCAGTTCTACTTCGATCAATTATGTAAACTCCCAACCGATGGCCCAACTATATAACTTGCCTCAAAATGGAAATAGCGATGAATACTTAGCGGTGGAAGTTGGTGGTGAGTACTTGGCCGCTTATAAATATAAATTAGGAACAACCGCAAGCATCGACTGTTCCCTGCCTTCGGGATATTCTGCTGCTGGGATTAGCCCAAAGAATTGGATTTGGGATTCATTAAATTCCTTTGGTAATGAATCTATCACCCTATGCGTGATAGGAATAAGTTCTAATGGGGTTCAGCAAGCCTATTCCGCAGCCACGAGCCACTCTTGGACCAGGTCGGCCAAATCTTATATCGAGGTTTTAGGTTCAGCGAAGTCCGTCATCGAAGGGAATCAAAATGTCCAATTCACATTGTATTCGAAAGTAGCTCCCTTATCACCCATAACAATTAACTATGATCTTTTTTTTTGGTGATCTAGTTGATGAATTGGGGTTGACCGCAGGTCAGGTGACTCTACCTGCTGGTCAGAACTCAGTAAATGTCACGGTGCCACTCGTATCAAATCCAAGCGAAGGCGCTGATAAGTTAATATCTTTAGGAATATCAAGCGTGACAGGTCCTCATGGTATTGGAAATAGCAGTATAGGAAACATTCTTGTGAGAGATGCTCAACGAGCTGCTACGGCCTCCGTTTTAGATTTTGGCTATTATGGAGAATGCCAAATATTGACAAACGGAGATTTAGTTTGCACGGGAAGTGTCGGTGGCGGAGGCGGTGCCTCTAAGTACGCAGAAGGCTATAAAAAACTTAACGTAGGAACTACTTTTAAGGAAATCATTACCGATCAAAGTTTTGATTGCGCCTTAAGTACGAGTAACGAGCTCTACTGTTGGGGTTGGGGTTTTGATGGAAATCTGGGGCAAGGAACAAATGTCGATATTGCCTCACCAACAAAAATAAACGGATTTACTTGGAAAAAAGTTGAGGCGCAACAAGACTGGAATGTCGTTTGCGGAATTGATATCAATGATAATCTTTATTGTTGGGGGGATCAATCCTATACTGATGGCGCCGTTGGCATTGGTACAACTACAGATGTAAGGTCACCAGCACTTGTTGATAGCCCGAACAAGTATGCGGAAATAAACATCACCGGTGGATCATATAATAGTAAAGTATGTGGAATCACAACTACAGGTATATTGAAATGCTGGGGTCATGGGCCCTTAGGAAATGGAACTACATCCAATAGCAACATCCCTGTGACAACGGATGCTGGTACCTTATATTCTAAGATTTTTTTAAAGGGTATATCTTGTGGAATCACCGTCGCAGGGGCCGTCAAGTGCTGGAATTCAAATCATCTGTCTCCGGTAGTACTTGATGATTCTCGTGTTTATACAAAGGTAGCAGCAGGTTCAAGTCTATGCGCCTTAACCAATCTTGGTCAGATTTACTGCTTTGGAACAAGTCCCGATTTTCAATCACCGATACTGGTTGACAGCCAGAACACCTACACTGACCTTTTTGCCTTAGATTATAACCGAGGAATGTGTGCCTTACGTTCCGATCAAAAGGTCGCTTGTTGGGGAACGCCAACTGCAGGAGATAATCAAAAATCGTACTTTTCTATGACTCCTGTTTTGTGGGATGAGGAAAGCTATGCTCGATTGAAGGTTACACGAAAAGGTATTTGTGGAATTACCATATATGGGTATTTAAAATGTATCTCTTTCCCTGATTATATTCGCTATGCTAACACCGAAGCCCCTTTAGCTAATACCGATACCCTTTTATCTTATCCAAGCACCATTAACTACAAATCAGTGAGAAATTTATGTGCTACAGATATTTCTGATAAACTTCGTTGTTGGAAAGCCACGCAAAATTCCAGTGATAATACTAATTACTATAGATCTAATCCTTTGAGCTATTTCCCAGGCGAGACATTTCAACAAATTTCTATAAAATGCGGAATAACTGGATTGGGAGTCTTGAAATGCTGGGGAGATGGCCCTTTGGGAGATGGTTCAAAAAATAAATCAGATTCACCTATTGTAATTGATCCCGGTGTCTCTTACTCGAAAATAAACGTTACCAACTTTAATCAGCGTGCTGGATTGACAACCACAGGCGATATAAAAACTTGGGGCCCGGGTGTAAACTCAGATTATTATAATCTTGGAACTGGCGATAAGTTGGAAAGGCTAACTCCAACAACTATTTTATCCAACATCACTAATTTTTCTTATAATGATAGCTTGGGTTGTGCGATAAATACCTCCGGACTGCTTAAGTGTTGGGGAAATGCCTATACTGTAAAAATGGGAGATGGGATTACTGAATACTCTTTGTCTCCTGTGAGTATATCCCCTGGAATATCATTCAGTGACGTTTCGGTTTCGAGTCAGAGGGTCTGCGCGATTCGTGCTTCAGATCATAGAGTCATGTGTTGGGGTGCTGGTCCCGTAGGAGATGGAACCTCTTCCACAAGATCAGTTTTTACTCTGACCACCGATACAAGTCCCTATGATCGTCTTGAAGTCGGAACTCTTGCCTGTGGGAAAGTAGAAACGGTAAGCCCTACAAAACAAATAAAATGTTGGGGAGAAAGTTCTAAATTATCACCAACTCTTGTATATACCGGATCTTTTAGAGATATGACTTGGGCTTCAGGTACTCTCATCATTATTGATGATAACGGAAAACTTTTCTATCTGAAGAAATCCTTCAATGTGCCTGGAGTTCCAGATGCTTCTAAATTTTTTCAGTTTGTATTGGGATTGGTTGACAGAACCCTTTCGATTCTTCCTTAATCGACTCTTTACGAAACTCAGGAACCACACCCACAAAGGGTTTTGTGTGAATTTCTGAAGAATAAAAAGTGGATAAATTTTATGGAGGAAGCGAATTGGATATCGCAAATATTTGGAATACTGAGAAGCAGATAAAAATAGCTGCAGGCTTAACTCTTGATGAAGCTAATGAACTTGTTAATGATTTTGAAATTGAACTGAATGCACTGCGATTCAATCCAAATTCCAACTCAAATAATAATGATGGATGTCCTAGAAAACTATTACGTTACAACAAGTCCTAGATCAGGATCAGACATCATGTTCATGGGAGGACTTTCCTCAAGACCAAAATGAGTCATCATCATCGCACGCACCACCACGTCTTCGCGATCACTGTCTTTGATTAATTGCATAATTTCATGATGGGACTGTCTAATCAAATCCGTAATTTTAATTGCCGTTTTTCTTGAAACACTAAAAACCCGAAAGCTAGCAGCATTGCGAATTTCTGTTTTGGCATTATTGTTTTTTAATTTATTGTTTAGAAAACACAAGCTTCGATAAGCCCAATAATTAAATAACGGCACGGTCTGACGAAAATCCGAAACTGGAAACTCCATCCAGCGGGTATTTATGCAATATTTCTTTCCGTCATACTCTATGGATTTGTCTTCTAACAGTGTGTATAGCGCCGACTCTACTTGCTTTTGAGTCATTTGTAATCGCCGAGTAATTAAACCAACGTCGTGCGTTTTTAATTTCCTATATTCCGTTGTATCAAGAAAATACAAGACGGCCGAATTGCCAGGGGCAACGAACTGACTATGAGCAATCGATTTAATCCAAGCCATTTCTTTTTTTATTTCTGGCAACGAATCTGAAACATGCAATGTATCCAAAAATTCCACAAAATGCTGCGGACGATAGGCTAATAATTTAAAAATAATGGATGCTGGAGCGGGAGTTTCTTTCTTCAGCATTCGTCGAACACGAAGCACTGGGATTTCTAAAACTTTTGAAAAATTCGAAAGATCACGGAAAAAATAAAATTCAAAAAAATGTAGTAATACCGTTGAGGAATCCGCCTGTTCTGATTCATCTAAGATTTTATATGTATCGGCAAACGTTTTAGAAATATTAATTTTTTTCAGCTGAAATACTTTTATTAAATCAGACCACATAACTATTTTGGCACCGGATTCCCATTTTCCATAAATGTTGAATTTATACTTAAGCCGTTGGCTCATTTGCATTTGGCTTTGTTTTCCTCGCAACGTTCGAAGTATTAAATTCTCAAGGTGGCGAATTTCTTTCTTGGTCTGAAACGTTTTAATATCAAAACTCTTGGGAACATAGTCACCTGAAAATGTTGAATCACCTTTTTCGATCACAAATATCCTTTTCAAATTTTTCTTAAGCCAAATATGAAACTTATTTATCACAAATGGCTTGTCTAATTACGAAGTCCACCGAATTTAAGCTAGTCACCATCTCCTCGTCCATCTAAAATTCAATCAATTACCAAATTTAAAATTGGAAAGCCCGAGGTAACAGAAATGCTTGAGCCAATCGACACCGAAAAAAAACTAAAGAAAATCAGAAAAGCCTATGACTCTCCGCCTTGGTGGTATGATATTCGTGGTTTTTTCATATTAAAACTCTCCTACAATGATTCTCTCATTCAACAAATTCGATTCTTTGGCCAGAATACTGGCGGAAGCCATCTGGAAGCGGCCATTGGTACCGGCACACTGGCTAAAATGATTTATCTCTATAATGTGTATATCCAAAGA includes:
- the radA gene encoding DNA repair protein RadA, translated to MAKTKSKTIYTCQNCGAQRPRWEGKCSECNAWNSYVEEIFTEINPTQTRGWSVDTQKPVRLNESPKEDILKRFDTGIEEFNRVVGGGIPEGGFLLLGGSPGIGKSTLLLQIAGGLAIKNLSVLYISAEESTNQTMSRAHRLGIKSANVEIGSESELNKIIQLAKESKPDVLVIDSIQTVFLSQLESAPGSVSQVRECAANLMSLAKQFGIAVILVGHITKDGSIAGPKVLEHMVDCVLSFEGDNQSHFRLLKTIKNRFGGCLELGIFQMSHRGLEEVSNPSELFLQERGQKPIGSVVFSSLEGQRTLLCEIQALSLNSHLPLPRRTSVGIELNRLHMLTAVLEKHAHIHVNQSDIYINVVGGLKISEPAADLAIAAAIISSEKDKPIDMKSCFFGEVGLTGEIRGVMLPEIRVKEAIKLGFKNFYLPGGQKNQIEIPKNKDLNFYFLNHIKEINNLI
- a CDS encoding PilZ domain-containing protein — protein: MDRDIFKKVHLSDKKRIFRQIATENTLLLLKVEKQDVKRIIVKRNLDDRTLECECQKGDDLDLQIPEVAVINLTYLEDRYFFSGVVRTVQKQIYIDIQGELFYLQRRKSARMEIPDSYVAKAKVLDFYGKKMQLEFKVIDFSSGGCKISLSSMLPLIRTQERFKMLITLGNRSSFEAEVEVRHTKEIFKLTDLPQALGVQFINSDPFFEGKMLNLYMDVQREIYLKFIKKG
- a CDS encoding PilZ domain-containing protein, with protein sequence MFKQVTEELKEKILHYALLNRTMVVFKYAHSKVIRTRIESLGRKYYITCKRPKELITLKTKEEAMAVLPYGEERYFFKSYLLIEGNYLLFKRDSEFYHLKRRRNRRIKIPSSYLAFLMIKKQNFNLTFLKAVLLDFSESGCKVALNTDTPLFKKGDELIGTLRIGTKNGVEVQAELMHYFRTEKGKFKQTFGIRFVKMSHYQESYLKTLYSELQSELHHG
- the glpK gene encoding glycerol kinase GlpK, with amino-acid sequence MSKYILSIDQGTTSSRVCLFDKSGSLVDQEQKEFTQIFPKPGWVEHNPEEIWSSVIFCLTEILKKYNSKDIVSIGITNQRETIVAWNKETGIPIYNAIVWQCRRTAKLCTQLKPFEKKLNKITGLLLDPYFSGTKIRWLLDEVPKAKVLLKQKKLVVGTIDSFLIWKLTKGKVHATDVTNASRTMLMDLKTRNWSPECLKILKIPKEILPVIKPCNDFFGTVDCAELSGLIQTPIAIHGVAGDQQAALFGQTCFQKGSAKCTFGTGSFILFNTGHSIATSKKGLLTTLAWELKGEKPSYALEGGAFNCGSVIQWLRDNLNLLTQSKDIEEIAGSVGSAEGVEFVPALTGMGAPYWKEKATGLIHGLTRKTTKAHLLYATLESLALQNVDIFKVMQLETRSKLRFLKVDGGASKNNLLMQLQSDYLNVPVKRSRIAETTAVGVAFIAGLGSGFWLSKNELEKLWQEDREFKPQRNKKELSARYRSWQQAIQLTIQKQK
- a CDS encoding acyltransferase family protein is translated as MMINELLKKINTESFYFKTIPSHLLELLKIYFRLNIEGAENIPRKGSVLITPNHSGFTGIDALLLNYSIVKEAKRYPRILTHKFWFASQLTAIPFQKMGFFEAKYENGKNFLSKKNAVVLFPEGEQGNFKPSQKMYQLQEFKRGFVRMAIETNSPIIPVLIIGAEESHITLSQFNASKIFKGLTLPLPLNLVPFPAKWKIKFLEPIYLPYDNSALNDNDLIHEIASDIQELMQKKLNEELKKRTSIYF